One window of the Klebsiella oxytoca genome contains the following:
- a CDS encoding YnfU family zinc-binding protein codes for MVMSVINYAMKFFSSASTATAACPVCGLKSVQPLSKIRLNQTMLCPGCKALFISRR; via the coding sequence ATGGTTATGTCTGTTATCAATTACGCAATGAAATTCTTCAGTAGTGCGTCTACTGCCACTGCTGCCTGTCCTGTTTGTGGCTTAAAATCAGTACAACCGTTGTCAAAAATCCGGCTCAACCAGACCATGCTTTGCCCCGGATGTAAGGCTCTGTTTATCTCCCGACGCTAG
- a CDS encoding H-NS family nucleoid-associated regulatory protein, which translates to MSDALTQLNNIRTLRSQTREMSLDVLEDVLEKFKIILIERREEETLRLANESQRRDKLETLRQMMLDEGIDPSELLAAIGSPGKAKRTRSPRPAKYRYTNETGESKTWSGQGRMPKRISNLIAEGGELKDFEIS; encoded by the coding sequence ATGTCAGATGCTCTAACACAGTTAAACAATATCCGTACCTTACGTTCTCAGACTCGTGAAATGTCATTAGATGTACTGGAAGATGTTCTGGAAAAGTTTAAAATTATTCTTATAGAACGACGAGAAGAAGAGACATTACGTCTTGCAAATGAAAGTCAGCGCCGCGATAAACTGGAAACACTTCGTCAGATGATGCTTGATGAGGGTATCGACCCCTCCGAACTTTTAGCTGCTATTGGCTCTCCAGGTAAGGCTAAAAGGACGCGCTCCCCCCGCCCCGCGAAGTATCGATATACTAACGAAACTGGAGAGTCAAAAACATGGTCAGGTCAGGGGCGAATGCCGAAGCGGATCTCAAATCTGATTGCTGAAGGTGGGGAATTAAAAGATTTTGAAATCAGCTAA
- the cspF gene encoding cold shock-like protein CspF, with protein MSHKMTGIVKSFDILSGKGLIIPSDGRKDVLLHISAVNSRESELLIPGSRIEFCRINGLRGPVAANIYLS; from the coding sequence TTGTCCCATAAAATGACAGGAATTGTCAAAAGCTTTGATATTCTTAGTGGTAAAGGCCTCATCATCCCATCTGATGGACGAAAAGACGTTCTGCTTCACATTTCAGCCGTTAACTCTCGCGAATCAGAATTACTCATCCCTGGAAGCCGCATAGAGTTTTGCCGGATAAACGGTCTCAGGGGGCCTGTGGCTGCGAACATTTATCTTTCCTGA
- a CDS encoding GH36-type glycosyl hydrolase domain-containing protein, with the protein MKMIPRAWFNRSRILMNAAENITFSANNPAGESSPRSELFSTVQMERYGQKLARTHKVSPDRHPYYLLKRLGDNEAVITQNCYELNAGKKTSIMPAGEWLLDNYYLIEEQIRTVRQHLPKSFGKGLPSLVSPLNCPRIYHIASEAIAHGDGRWDAASLTSYLTAYQQVTPLTLGEVWALPGMLRLALIENLRRISMEVIKAQQDRNLADTWITRIVECAESAPGDLIMVVADMARSRPPLTSAFVAELVRRLQGHGNALSLPLTWVDQCLREQGITTDVLIHSFNQQLAASQLSVSNSIAGLRLLSETDWADFAETISVVEQALRNDPAGIYPRMHFNTRDHYRHVVEVLARDSGLSEPEVAEKVLALSEEKAPDTPEHHVGYYLAGEGRQALDIHLLADASRLIRLRHSFNRITLLSWLGSLALLTTAATAAILHETAMQGADWLLIAVILPLIIALTQLMSDLLSDATTRFRVPRPLPGMDFSAGIPADSATMLVIPCMLTSHESFSQLLTSLEVCWLGNENENLRFALLTDFADSENEPSPESHALLRQAIADTQALNRRYPSGRPRFYLLHRQPEWNPSEGAWMGYERKRGKLALLNSWLRHPGTQFVSVAEMPAHLLPGHIKYVITLDSDTVLPRDTAHKLVATMAHPLNTPEYDPVRQRVVKGFGILQPGLAEEIPRNGQGRYAALRSSVPGNNPYSMMSSDIYQDLFGEGSFVGKGIYDVDIFMQATTNICPENLVLSHDLLEGCYARSGLLSEVLLYEQYPNNYLSDVARRSRWIRGDWQLLNWLKPRVRKADGTRVRNPLTALSYWKLLDNLRRSLVAPSLLILLFFALLWVPNPVYWLGILLLIWLLPAILCISHDLLHKPLRRRVKPHLLMVGAGALKRLSGISLNFAILPHEAGYSLKAIAVTLWRLGISRRHLSQWVSHSQDSSQARPTVARFYQAMWLNVAGGVALTILTGQFAPQLLGIALPIGLVWCVAPLLMSWLSRQPVRKVFSPNQEQKQLLRQTSREIWAFFETFATAKENWLPPDNYQEIPQPTVAHRTSPTNIGLSLMANLTAWDFGYLPGGEVLRRVSLTLDTMDKMEHYRGHLYNWYDTRTLAPLSPRYISSVDSGNMAGHLLTLRAGLSAMRHQPVLSNQQILAGLNDTLDILEKQWGKNPPDSLRLLRKNCLNAVSLSPQALFSELKSMRTQCNHLTSACHQGSPLQMRWAGHLEHQLVQLCHEWSLLLGWLPASWNEQTLPTLSELARPTLTGTGTPPASVAEQARMRLNIITELEQRLDEHARMDFAFLYSEATSLLSVGYNCDTNMPDKSHYDLLPSEIRLTSFLAIATNQLPLKSWYALGRLFTTIDNETALMSWSGSMFEYLMPNLVMPTWPGSLLDEMSQSAVMRQIHWGKERGVPWGVSESGYHAFDVQHNYQYQAFGVPGLGLRRGLADDMVVAPYATLLALMVSPQRACENLFRLQKNGARGEYGFYEALDYTPSRLATGQLYAVVQSWMAHHQGMAFQALAHVLLDAPMTERFMSSTVFRSASLLLQERVPDAVDLYSPRRHFESHEGMVKPVRYEPRIFYSVDTPSPDIQLLSNGHYHLMLTAGGGGYSRWNDIALTRWRSDTTRDNWGAFCYIRDTQTGDVWSNTWQPTGYTSGQDEEVLFTDAGAEFRRSLGGLSVKTQVVISPEDDVELRRLTLIHRGRKPRSLELTTYAEVVLAPDASDLAHPAFSNLFIQTELAPERDAILCHRRPRSPDEPGPCLFHMMVVHGDNRHNVSFETDRARFIGRGRNPANAQAIETGGMLGNTSGSVLDPILAIRNAIILQPGQPVTIDIIYGISETRQQSLALLEKYRDYPIADRVFELAWSHSLVVLRQMNASEDDATLFNSLASAVLYPVQELRAEGQAIGRNRRGQSGLWGWAISGDLPIVLLSITSEESITSVTTLIQAHRYWRQKGLDVDLVILNNSPGGYQQGLQNQIMELIYAGSEASLLDKKGGLFVRNGEHLSAEDKLLLMSVACLYLDDRAGGINEQLNQRIHTLKSPARAFIPRAVRERNQHTDWSPDTSQLCHFNGYGGFSQDGREYQIVLRENALTPAPWSNILANSRFGSVISEAGQAYTWYENAHEYRLTPWENDPVSDRSGEAFYLRDEESGECWSPTALPVRGHGDYLTRHGFGYSVFAHRESGIDSELTVLVAEEDPVKLVLLTLSNSSGRTRQLSVTGYVEWTLGETRTRSAPHIVTHVARTPGGCGVLANNFYGDNGGGRTAFFAVSGNDCSLTGDRREFIGRNGSLHAPSAMKLQKLSGKTGAGLDPCGAVQSAVTLIDGDQRTFIFILGAEENDVCAQETLARYMNEDTVRQELNRIHNHWHNVLDKIVVNTPDTSVNLLVNGWLLYQTVACRLMARSGYYQSGGAFGFRDQLQDTLALSHAAPDRMREQIILCASRQFIEGDVQHWWHPPHGNGVRTRCSDDYLWLPLAVCHYVETTGDMDALEIRIPYLEGRSLQLGEESVYDTPVISGTEETLWLHCVKAIHYGLRFGEHGLPLMGAGDWNDGMNRVGIEGKGESVWLGFFLYDILQRFAALAEHRLDESVAAMCRSQALRLQSNLEAHAWDGEWYRRGYFDDGTPLGSKTSQDCRIDAIAQSWSVLSGAASPGRCAKAMQALDKHLVDNEGGLIKLLTPPFDGHGPNPGYIQGYLPGVRENGGQYTHGAIWAVMAFARMGNAERAWQLWSMLSPINHTLNADSVGIYKAEPYVMSADVYSVAPHTGRAGWSWYTGSAAWAWRLLTEGLLGIKRSGTDFSVHARLPDEWSSFSMAYQYGESHYQISVSRGDAEYCVTLDGVLLPDDRIPLKDDGQNHTVEIIQN; encoded by the coding sequence ATGAAAATGATCCCCAGAGCGTGGTTTAACCGCTCCCGTATTCTGATGAATGCTGCCGAAAACATAACGTTTTCGGCGAACAATCCTGCCGGTGAAAGCTCGCCGCGGTCAGAACTCTTTTCGACCGTCCAGATGGAACGCTACGGCCAGAAGCTGGCGCGGACTCATAAAGTATCACCGGATAGGCATCCTTATTATCTTCTGAAACGGCTTGGCGACAATGAGGCCGTCATTACCCAAAACTGCTATGAGCTTAACGCGGGTAAAAAGACCAGTATCATGCCCGCCGGTGAATGGCTGCTGGACAATTATTATCTGATTGAGGAACAAATCCGCACTGTCCGCCAGCATCTGCCGAAAAGCTTTGGCAAAGGTCTTCCGTCGCTTGTATCGCCGTTGAATTGCCCACGAATTTATCATATTGCATCAGAGGCCATTGCTCACGGCGATGGCCGCTGGGATGCCGCCAGCCTGACCAGCTATCTCACTGCCTATCAACAGGTGACGCCGCTGACGCTGGGTGAAGTCTGGGCGTTACCGGGAATGCTGCGCCTTGCGCTGATTGAAAATCTTCGTCGTATCAGTATGGAAGTGATAAAAGCGCAGCAGGACAGAAACCTTGCTGATACGTGGATAACAAGGATTGTCGAATGCGCAGAGAGTGCGCCTGGTGATTTAATCATGGTGGTTGCCGATATGGCGCGCTCCCGACCTCCGTTAACCAGTGCGTTTGTCGCAGAGCTGGTTCGGCGCCTGCAGGGGCATGGCAACGCGCTGTCGTTACCTCTGACCTGGGTTGATCAGTGCCTTCGGGAACAGGGGATCACCACTGACGTTCTCATACATAGTTTCAATCAGCAGCTTGCCGCCAGCCAGCTGTCCGTCAGTAACAGCATCGCGGGCCTGCGTTTATTGAGTGAAACGGACTGGGCTGATTTCGCCGAAACGATAAGCGTTGTCGAACAGGCATTACGCAATGATCCTGCCGGCATCTATCCCCGGATGCACTTCAATACCCGGGATCATTACCGGCACGTAGTTGAGGTTCTGGCCAGGGACAGCGGTCTCAGCGAGCCTGAGGTTGCTGAGAAGGTGCTGGCGCTTTCAGAGGAAAAAGCGCCCGATACACCGGAACATCATGTTGGTTATTATCTTGCGGGCGAAGGTCGACAGGCGCTGGATATTCATCTCCTGGCAGACGCCTCAAGGCTCATACGCTTGCGGCACAGTTTCAACAGAATAACCCTGCTGTCATGGCTTGGAAGCCTGGCGTTGCTGACAACCGCAGCGACCGCAGCAATATTGCACGAAACCGCCATGCAGGGCGCAGACTGGCTATTGATCGCGGTGATATTACCTCTGATTATCGCATTAACTCAGTTAATGAGCGATTTGCTCAGTGATGCAACCACCCGTTTTCGCGTTCCTCGACCCTTACCGGGGATGGATTTTTCAGCCGGTATTCCCGCTGACAGTGCCACCATGTTAGTCATTCCCTGCATGTTGACCAGCCACGAAAGTTTCAGCCAGCTCCTCACCAGTCTTGAAGTCTGCTGGTTGGGGAATGAAAACGAAAATCTCAGGTTCGCGCTGCTCACTGATTTTGCTGATTCTGAAAATGAACCCTCGCCGGAAAGTCACGCGCTGCTCAGACAGGCTATCGCCGATACGCAGGCGCTTAATCGCCGCTACCCCTCCGGCCGACCACGTTTTTATCTGTTACATCGCCAGCCTGAATGGAACCCCTCGGAAGGAGCGTGGATGGGCTATGAACGCAAGCGGGGAAAACTGGCGTTACTGAACAGCTGGTTGCGCCATCCCGGAACGCAATTCGTCAGCGTTGCAGAGATGCCTGCCCACCTTTTACCGGGTCACATAAAATACGTCATTACCCTGGACAGCGATACGGTGCTCCCGCGCGATACGGCACACAAACTCGTCGCGACGATGGCGCATCCGCTGAATACGCCTGAGTATGATCCGGTACGCCAGAGGGTTGTCAAAGGATTCGGTATTTTACAGCCCGGTCTTGCGGAGGAGATACCACGCAACGGTCAGGGGCGTTACGCAGCCCTGCGCAGCAGCGTACCGGGCAATAACCCTTATTCGATGATGTCTTCGGATATTTATCAGGATCTCTTTGGGGAAGGCTCGTTTGTGGGCAAAGGGATTTACGATGTTGATATTTTTATGCAGGCCACTACCAACATCTGCCCGGAAAATCTGGTACTCAGCCACGATCTGCTTGAAGGATGCTATGCACGTTCGGGTCTGCTGAGCGAGGTGTTACTGTACGAACAGTACCCTAATAATTATCTGTCGGATGTTGCACGACGTTCACGCTGGATCCGGGGTGACTGGCAACTGCTTAACTGGCTAAAACCACGCGTCAGAAAAGCCGATGGAACCCGGGTCAGGAATCCGCTGACCGCGCTTTCTTACTGGAAATTACTCGATAATCTACGTCGCAGTCTGGTCGCCCCCTCCTTACTGATATTGCTGTTCTTCGCTCTGCTTTGGGTACCCAACCCGGTTTACTGGCTGGGCATACTGTTGCTGATATGGCTGTTGCCAGCCATCCTCTGCATCAGCCACGACCTTCTGCATAAACCTCTGCGTCGCCGCGTGAAGCCGCATCTGTTAATGGTGGGGGCGGGCGCGCTAAAGCGTCTGTCAGGTATCAGCCTTAATTTTGCGATACTGCCGCACGAAGCCGGATATTCGCTGAAAGCGATCGCCGTGACGCTATGGCGACTGGGGATAAGCAGGCGTCACCTCAGCCAGTGGGTCAGCCACAGCCAGGACAGCAGTCAGGCCAGACCCACTGTTGCACGTTTTTATCAGGCGATGTGGCTGAACGTTGCCGGTGGCGTGGCGCTGACAATACTGACCGGACAATTTGCCCCACAGCTGCTGGGGATTGCGTTACCGATCGGTTTGGTATGGTGTGTGGCACCGCTGCTGATGAGCTGGCTGAGTCGCCAGCCCGTGCGTAAGGTTTTTTCGCCTAATCAGGAACAAAAACAGCTGTTACGCCAGACAAGCCGTGAAATCTGGGCTTTTTTTGAAACATTTGCCACAGCAAAAGAGAACTGGCTTCCGCCTGATAATTATCAGGAAATACCACAACCGACGGTGGCACACCGAACTTCTCCTACCAATATTGGTCTTTCACTTATGGCTAACCTGACGGCATGGGACTTTGGCTACCTGCCTGGCGGAGAGGTGCTCCGGCGCGTGTCGCTCACGCTCGACACGATGGATAAAATGGAGCACTACCGGGGCCATCTCTACAACTGGTATGACACCCGTACGCTGGCCCCCCTAAGTCCACGCTATATCTCCAGCGTCGACAGCGGCAATATGGCCGGGCATTTATTGACCCTGCGTGCAGGCCTGTCTGCCATGCGTCATCAGCCTGTTTTAAGCAACCAACAGATACTTGCAGGACTGAACGATACGCTGGATATTCTGGAAAAACAGTGGGGTAAGAACCCACCTGACAGCCTGAGACTGCTGCGCAAGAATTGCCTGAACGCGGTGTCGCTCTCTCCGCAGGCGCTTTTCAGCGAACTGAAAAGCATGCGCACCCAGTGCAACCATCTGACCAGCGCATGTCATCAGGGATCTCCTCTTCAGATGCGCTGGGCTGGACATCTGGAGCATCAACTGGTTCAGCTTTGCCATGAGTGGTCTCTGTTGCTTGGCTGGTTGCCTGCATCCTGGAATGAACAGACGCTGCCGACGCTGAGCGAGCTTGCCCGTCCGACATTAACCGGTACAGGAACGCCTCCGGCGTCAGTGGCGGAGCAGGCCCGAATGCGACTCAATATTATCACCGAGCTGGAACAGCGGCTGGATGAGCATGCCCGGATGGATTTCGCCTTTCTGTACAGTGAAGCAACCAGTCTGCTCAGCGTCGGTTATAACTGTGACACCAATATGCCTGACAAAAGCCACTACGATCTCCTGCCGTCTGAAATCCGCCTGACCAGTTTTCTTGCCATTGCGACTAATCAGCTGCCTCTTAAAAGCTGGTACGCGCTGGGTCGATTGTTTACCACGATTGATAATGAAACTGCCCTGATGTCATGGAGCGGATCCATGTTTGAATATCTGATGCCGAATCTGGTGATGCCCACCTGGCCCGGCAGCCTGCTCGATGAAATGAGTCAGTCGGCGGTTATGCGCCAGATTCATTGGGGGAAAGAACGCGGGGTACCATGGGGTGTTTCAGAGTCTGGCTATCATGCTTTTGATGTTCAGCATAATTATCAGTATCAGGCATTTGGCGTACCGGGGCTCGGTCTACGCAGGGGACTTGCCGATGACATGGTTGTTGCTCCTTACGCCACGCTGCTGGCGCTGATGGTTTCCCCACAGAGAGCCTGTGAGAACCTGTTCAGGCTGCAAAAAAATGGTGCACGCGGAGAATACGGTTTTTATGAAGCGCTGGACTATACCCCCTCACGTCTTGCAACCGGTCAGCTCTATGCGGTGGTACAGTCCTGGATGGCGCATCACCAGGGTATGGCATTTCAGGCGCTGGCTCATGTGCTGCTTGACGCCCCCATGACTGAACGCTTTATGTCCAGCACGGTATTCCGGTCAGCGAGTCTGCTGTTACAGGAGCGCGTGCCGGATGCGGTCGATCTGTACAGTCCGCGCCGTCATTTTGAATCTCATGAGGGCATGGTCAAACCCGTTCGCTATGAACCCCGTATTTTCTATAGCGTGGATACCCCCTCCCCGGATATTCAACTCCTGTCCAACGGCCATTATCATCTGATGTTGACCGCGGGCGGCGGTGGTTACAGTCGCTGGAATGATATTGCACTAACGCGCTGGCGCAGTGATACCACCCGTGATAACTGGGGAGCATTCTGCTACATCCGCGATACCCAGACGGGAGATGTGTGGAGCAATACTTGGCAACCAACAGGCTACACCAGCGGACAAGACGAGGAAGTGTTGTTCACCGATGCGGGGGCAGAATTCAGACGCAGCTTAGGGGGACTCAGCGTCAAAACTCAGGTGGTGATCTCTCCGGAGGATGATGTTGAATTGCGACGGCTCACACTGATTCATCGTGGTCGTAAGCCTCGCTCTCTGGAGCTGACAACCTATGCTGAAGTGGTACTGGCACCTGATGCCAGCGATCTGGCACACCCGGCATTCAGCAATTTGTTTATTCAGACTGAGCTGGCTCCTGAGCGTGACGCTATTCTTTGCCACCGGCGCCCGCGCTCACCGGATGAACCGGGCCCTTGCCTGTTTCACATGATGGTGGTGCACGGCGATAACCGACATAACGTGTCGTTTGAAACGGACAGGGCAAGGTTTATTGGACGTGGCAGAAACCCTGCGAATGCACAGGCAATAGAGACGGGAGGGATGCTAGGCAACACGTCGGGCTCGGTGCTGGATCCGATACTGGCAATTCGCAACGCCATCATTCTGCAGCCAGGGCAGCCGGTTACGATTGATATCATTTATGGCATCAGCGAGACCCGTCAGCAGAGCCTGGCGTTGCTGGAGAAATATCGCGATTACCCTATTGCCGATCGCGTCTTTGAACTGGCCTGGTCTCACAGTCTGGTGGTATTGCGCCAGATGAACGCCAGTGAAGATGATGCCACGTTGTTCAATAGTCTCGCCAGCGCTGTGCTTTACCCTGTCCAGGAGCTGCGCGCCGAAGGCCAGGCGATAGGCCGCAACCGGCGTGGCCAGTCCGGACTGTGGGGCTGGGCAATTTCAGGGGATCTGCCGATAGTGCTGCTGAGTATAACCAGCGAGGAAAGTATCACCTCAGTGACCACACTGATTCAGGCACACCGTTACTGGAGACAGAAAGGGCTGGATGTTGATTTGGTTATCCTGAATAACAGCCCCGGCGGCTACCAGCAGGGATTACAAAATCAGATTATGGAGTTAATTTATGCCGGGTCTGAAGCCAGTCTGCTGGATAAAAAGGGCGGGCTTTTTGTCCGGAACGGTGAGCATCTCTCCGCTGAGGATAAGTTGCTTTTGATGAGCGTGGCCTGTCTTTATCTTGATGACCGCGCAGGGGGTATTAATGAGCAGCTTAACCAGCGTATTCATACCCTGAAATCGCCGGCAAGGGCATTCATTCCGCGTGCTGTGCGCGAGCGTAATCAACATACGGACTGGAGCCCTGATACCAGTCAGTTATGCCATTTCAATGGGTACGGTGGATTTTCTCAGGATGGGCGGGAGTATCAGATCGTCCTTCGGGAAAATGCGCTTACACCGGCTCCCTGGTCGAACATACTGGCAAATTCTCGTTTTGGCAGTGTGATCTCAGAGGCAGGGCAGGCCTATACCTGGTATGAGAATGCCCATGAATACCGGTTGACGCCGTGGGAGAACGATCCGGTGAGCGATCGCAGCGGCGAGGCATTTTACCTGCGCGATGAAGAGAGCGGGGAGTGCTGGTCGCCGACGGCTTTACCTGTTCGCGGACACGGTGACTACCTGACCCGCCATGGTTTTGGCTACAGCGTATTTGCCCATCGTGAGAGTGGTATAGACAGCGAGTTGACGGTCCTGGTTGCTGAAGAAGATCCGGTTAAACTGGTGCTCCTGACGCTCAGTAACTCCTCGGGACGGACACGTCAACTTTCCGTCACAGGCTATGTAGAGTGGACGCTCGGAGAAACACGAACGCGCTCAGCCCCTCACATTGTGACACATGTGGCCAGAACGCCCGGTGGCTGCGGGGTGCTTGCGAATAACTTTTATGGTGATAATGGTGGCGGCCGAACTGCATTTTTTGCCGTCAGCGGTAATGACTGTTCTCTGACAGGGGATCGCCGGGAGTTTATTGGCCGTAATGGTTCCCTTCACGCCCCTTCGGCCATGAAACTGCAAAAGCTTTCTGGTAAGACGGGGGCCGGTCTGGATCCCTGCGGAGCGGTGCAATCGGCGGTTACATTAATTGACGGGGACCAGAGGACGTTTATTTTTATCCTCGGCGCAGAGGAGAATGATGTTTGTGCTCAGGAGACGCTGGCCCGCTACATGAACGAGGATACGGTCCGCCAGGAGCTGAACCGGATTCATAATCACTGGCACAATGTTCTCGATAAAATCGTAGTTAACACCCCCGACACGTCCGTAAATTTACTGGTTAATGGTTGGCTGCTTTATCAGACGGTCGCCTGCCGTCTTATGGCCCGGAGTGGCTACTATCAGTCTGGCGGTGCATTTGGTTTTCGCGATCAGCTGCAGGATACGCTGGCTCTGAGCCACGCTGCTCCGGACCGGATGCGTGAACAGATAATACTCTGTGCATCACGGCAGTTTATCGAGGGGGATGTGCAGCACTGGTGGCACCCGCCACACGGCAACGGTGTGCGTACCCGCTGTTCCGATGACTATCTTTGGCTGCCGCTTGCTGTTTGCCACTATGTTGAAACGACGGGGGATATGGATGCACTGGAAATACGCATTCCTTATCTGGAAGGACGCTCGCTTCAGCTTGGTGAAGAGTCTGTCTATGACACGCCGGTCATCAGCGGCACCGAAGAGACACTCTGGTTACACTGCGTCAAAGCTATTCACTATGGACTTCGCTTCGGGGAGCATGGCCTGCCGCTGATGGGGGCTGGTGACTGGAATGACGGGATGAACCGGGTGGGTATCGAAGGCAAAGGTGAAAGCGTCTGGCTGGGCTTCTTCCTGTACGACATTTTGCAGCGGTTTGCAGCGCTGGCGGAGCACAGGCTGGATGAAAGCGTCGCCGCGATGTGCCGTTCACAGGCTCTGCGCCTGCAAAGTAATCTCGAAGCCCACGCCTGGGATGGGGAATGGTACCGGCGCGGGTATTTTGACGATGGTACTCCCCTGGGATCGAAAACCTCACAGGACTGCCGGATTGATGCGATTGCACAGAGCTGGTCTGTATTGTCCGGCGCCGCGAGCCCGGGACGGTGCGCAAAGGCCATGCAGGCGCTGGATAAGCACCTTGTGGATAACGAAGGAGGGCTGATCAAACTGTTAACGCCTCCTTTCGACGGACACGGTCCAAATCCGGGCTACATACAGGGGTACCTGCCCGGCGTGCGGGAAAACGGAGGGCAGTATACGCATGGCGCCATCTGGGCAGTGATGGCCTTTGCCCGAATGGGGAATGCCGAACGAGCCTGGCAACTCTGGTCAATGCTCAGCCCTATAAATCATACCCTGAATGCGGACTCTGTCGGGATTTATAAAGCTGAGCCTTATGTCATGAGTGCTGATGTCTACAGTGTCGCTCCCCATACCGGACGTGCAGGGTGGAGCTGGTATACCGGTTCCGCAGCCTGGGCCTGGCGTTTACTTACCGAGGGATTACTGGGGATAAAACGTTCCGGCACTGACTTTAGTGTTCATGCCAGGTTACCGGATGAGTGGTCCTCTTTTTCTATGGCATATCAATATGGTGAAAGCCATTATCAGATTAGTGTTTCACGCGGCGATGCAGAATATTGCGTGACGCTGGATGGTGTTCTCCTCCCTGATGACAGAATACCGCTGAAGGATGATGGACAAAACCATACGGTTGAGATCATTCAGAACTGA
- a CDS encoding carbohydrate porin, with amino-acid sequence MNKTTLSIALGLCLMTGSAVGKNNQLTLEQRMEQLEARLAAAESRATVAEGQVRDLQAKQNAAIQAAQTRVPVNSAAATAESKKNLSVPELKLSGYGDLKIYGDVEFNMDAESKHGLLAMTNADVGSDPTYDKWDLNGRILLGFDGIRKTDNGYFAGFSVQPLADMTGSMNLDDAVFFFGQENDWKVKVGRFEAYDMFPLNQDTFVEHSGNTANDLYSDGHGYIYMMKEGRGRSDAGGNFLLSKQLDNWYFELNTLLEDGTSLYDNDGYHGRDMEQKKNVAYLRPVVSWAKDEFSVAAAMEANVVQNAYGYKDAQGNFIDQSGRTGYGLTMTWNGLKRDPEDGVVVNLNTAYMDASNEQDLTAGVNALWRRFELGYIYAHNKISDYAGVICDNDCWIKDEGTYNIHTFHASYQIPNVMNMQNFNIYLGAYYSILDSDNKLSQSDDDDRYGARVRFKYFF; translated from the coding sequence ATGAATAAAACAACATTATCAATAGCGCTAGGCTTGTGTTTAATGACGGGATCGGCGGTCGGAAAAAATAATCAACTGACGCTGGAACAACGAATGGAACAGCTTGAAGCGCGGCTAGCCGCCGCGGAAAGCCGGGCGACGGTAGCGGAAGGCCAGGTGCGGGATTTGCAGGCGAAGCAGAATGCCGCGATTCAGGCGGCGCAAACTCGTGTGCCGGTAAACAGCGCGGCAGCAACCGCGGAGAGTAAAAAGAATCTTAGCGTCCCGGAGCTGAAATTATCCGGCTATGGCGATCTGAAAATCTACGGCGACGTGGAGTTCAACATGGACGCGGAAAGCAAACACGGTCTGCTGGCGATGACCAACGCCGATGTCGGCAGCGATCCCACCTACGATAAGTGGGATTTAAACGGCCGTATCCTGCTCGGCTTCGACGGTATCCGCAAAACGGATAACGGCTATTTTGCCGGTTTCTCTGTCCAGCCGCTGGCGGATATGACCGGCTCGATGAACCTCGACGACGCGGTTTTCTTCTTTGGTCAGGAGAACGACTGGAAGGTGAAAGTGGGGCGCTTTGAAGCGTACGATATGTTCCCGCTGAACCAGGACACCTTCGTCGAGCACTCCGGTAATACCGCCAACGACCTCTACAGCGACGGCCATGGCTATATCTATATGATGAAAGAGGGGCGCGGCCGCTCTGACGCAGGCGGCAACTTTCTGCTGAGCAAGCAGCTTGATAACTGGTATTTTGAGCTCAACACCCTGCTGGAAGACGGTACGTCGCTGTACGACAACGATGGCTACCATGGTCGAGATATGGAGCAGAAAAAGAACGTCGCCTATTTGCGTCCGGTGGTGTCATGGGCGAAAGACGAATTTTCCGTTGCCGCGGCCATGGAAGCGAACGTGGTGCAGAACGCCTACGGCTATAAAGATGCCCAGGGCAACTTTATCGATCAGTCGGGGCGCACCGGCTATGGCCTGACCATGACCTGGAACGGCCTGAAGCGCGACCCGGAGGACGGGGTGGTGGTGAATCTGAACACCGCTTATATGGACGCCAGCAACGAACAGGATTTGACCGCCGGGGTGAACGCGCTGTGGCGGCGCTTCGAGCTGGGATATATCTACGCGCATAACAAAATCAGCGATTATGCCGGGGTGATTTGCGATAACGATTGCTGGATTAAGGATGAAGGCACCTACAATATTCATACCTTCCACGCGTCGTATCAAATTCCGAACGTGATGAATATGCAGAACTTTAATATCTATCTCGGCGCCTATTACTCCATTCTGGATAGCGACAATAAGCTGAGCCAGAGCGATGACGACGATCGCTACGGCGCGCGCGTGCGTTTTAAGTACTTCTTCTAA
- a CDS encoding cold shock domain-containing protein, which yields MTSRIMGLVKWFNEDKGFGFISPLDGSKDIFVHLSALDGDNFKTLFEGQKVEFAIHRGDKGPAAANVTLCDK from the coding sequence ATGACCTCTAGAATTATGGGCCTGGTTAAATGGTTTAACGAAGACAAAGGTTTTGGCTTCATCTCTCCTCTTGATGGCAGCAAAGATATCTTTGTCCATTTGTCTGCACTTGATGGCGACAACTTTAAAACTTTATTTGAAGGTCAGAAAGTTGAATTCGCCATTCACCGCGGAGACAAGGGTCCTGCTGCTGCAAACGTAACACTTTGCGATAAATAA